A genomic segment from Necator americanus strain Aroian chromosome III, whole genome shotgun sequence encodes:
- a CDS encoding hypothetical protein (NECATOR_CHRIII.G10389.T1) has product MDNIDEEYDRLVEHLHDCAKKAESSKTTKRRLSLETLELIRQRGAARAAGNQELTSVLARLCREAIKEDLKERRADG; this is encoded by the coding sequence atggacaacattgacgaggaatatgaccggctcgttgaacaccttcacgactgcgcgaagaaggctgagagttctaaaaccaccaagagacgcctctctcttgaaactcttgagctgatacgccagcgtggagcagcacgagccgcagggaaccaagaactcacgtccgtgctcgcaaggctttgcagagaggcgataaaggaagaccttaaagagagaagagcagatgGCTGA
- a CDS encoding hypothetical protein (NECATOR_CHRIII.G10386.T1), protein MGQRLAPTLATAFMAKIEAPIWETRPLLYCRYIDDCFLVCSSQAEMNNYFKILNEQSEYIKFTLEKPKGEWLPFLNV, encoded by the coding sequence ATGGGACAACGGTTGGCGCCAACGCTCGCCACTGCTTTCATGGCTAAAATTGAGGCACCGATTTGGGAAACACGACCTTTGCTTTATTGCCGATATATCGACGACTGTTTCCTTGTCTGTTCGTCTCAAGCAGAGATGAACAActatttcaagattttaaatgaGCAGTCGGAGTATATAAAGTTCACTCTGGAGAAGCCCAAAGGAGAATGGTTACCCTTTCTCAACGTCTaa
- a CDS encoding hypothetical protein (NECATOR_CHRIII.G10391.T1) yields the protein MDHGARSYCTNSIGKTASELAAFVGQHECVSIINNHVTIDEIERLLSPKVGSESTEVYPEHLARLIHKLCSWHQIHPVAVAFELSKYGDAMKYQKKILYVVDRVFEKQLRCKEGNEVMSLKLWVILFVLRDAYKYVSELVLNGRNSHESCLIYAKHLLSWEPGEQVRKNLEILLRNAMKAFPYHHSLLYETLVKAMAKTSFGERPTAFEYIVQGLFGQRLLMASKFCATCGSCSAKKRCPKCKLCYCSVECQKFDWPIHKSCCESIRSWNNVTDVRDTISLEDLQATIAEIDQ from the exons ATGGATCATGGCGCACGCTCATATTGCACAAACTCAATAGGAAAGACTGCTAGTGAATTGGCAGCATTTGTCG GTCAGCATGAATGTGTTTCAATTATCAATAATCATGTAACTATTGACGAGATTGAACGCTTGCTATCACCAAAAGTTGGGTCAGAAAGCACTGAAGTTTATCCTGAACATCTCGCACGTCTCATTCACAAGCTTTGCAGCTGGCACCAG ATTCATCCTGTTGCCGTCGCGTTCGAGTTGAGCAAATATGGAGATGCAATGAAATATCAAAAGAAG ATCCTCTACGTTGTTGATcgtgtttttgaaaaacaactgaGATGCAAAGAAGGCAATGAG gtaaTGTCTCTGAAACTATGGGTGATTCTCTTTGTACTCCGTGATGCTTACAAGTACGTCTCCGAACTGGTGCTGAATGGCAGGAACTCACATGAATCCTGCCTTATCTACGCGAAACACTTACTAAGTTGGGAACCTGGAGAGCAAGTGAG GAAGAATCTGGAAATTCTCCTTCGCAATGCTATGAAAGCTTTCCCATATCACCACTCTCTCTTGTATGAAACATTAGTTAAg GCTATGGCAAAAACATCTTTTGGAGAGAGGCCGACGGCCTTTGAATATATCGTTCAAGGTTTGTTTGGGCAACGACTGTTAATGGCTAGCAAGTTTTGCGCCACATGCGGATCATGCTCTGCCAAGAAACGGTGCCCCAAATGCAAG CTCTGCTACTGTTCTGTCGAGTGCCAGAAGTTCGATTGGCCTATCCACAAGTCATGTTGTGAATCAATACGAAGTTGGAACAATGTCACCGACGTGAGGGATACCATATCGCTTGAAGATCTCCAGGCTACAATCGCTGAAATAGATCAGTGA
- a CDS encoding hypothetical protein (NECATOR_CHRIII.G10390.T1): protein MAICTYNARTLASEAAIEDLMMQAKKIKYDVIGLTETRRHHPLNEVYETGEELFLGTCDSRGVGGVGVLVNTSMAKNIDSFEQLTTRIGRLRMRRCGPTEALTIFVAYAPTSS from the coding sequence atggcgatctgtacttataacgcacgtacgcttgcatcggaagcggccatcgaagatctgatgatgcaagccaagaagatcaagtacgacgtcatcggactgaccgagacgagacgacatcaccctctcaacgaagtatatgaaactggagaagaactgttcttaggaacatgcgacagtagaggtgttggagGAGTCGGCGTCcttgtcaacacgagtatggcaaagaacatcgactctttcgaacaacttacgacccgaatcggacgtctgcggatgagaagatgtggtccaacagaagctttgactatcttcgtcgcttacgctccaacatcaagctaa
- a CDS encoding hypothetical protein (NECATOR_CHRIII.G10387.T2), which produces MRQLRLSESRNRHEWMNNDLTRELGRRKRAVLGARESIEDVVKKTRNTGLRAHFFNTTILPALTYASETWALSKHEENERIIGPESAHPHFNSLAKSPTCKNILITGVAVADRRLLLDSTLPSPDHDLPFPFSVVQESPLGAARNEGPKDEHSANSNSSRRVAFGGLADSSLVLWRLPGRFGWGDRMKDEEKDLFAAIEAGDTEKVLELLKSGIDINCHDATGMSPLATAAYRGNFEIAKLCIEKGGDVNDKQHTQSYTPLMFAALAG; this is translated from the exons ATGcgccagctacgtttatctgagTCGAGAAACAGACATGAATGGATGAACAACGACCTGACCcgcgagctgggcaggaggaaacgagcggtaTTAGGAGCTCGtgagagcatcgaggatgtagtgaagaagaccaggaacaccggGCTCCGTGCTCACTTCTTCAACACCACAATACtccctgctttgacctatgcttctgAAACCTGGGCACTTAGCAAGCATGAAGAAAATGAG CGAATCATCGGACCAGAGTC GGCTCATCCGCACTTCAACAGCTTGGCGAAGTCGCCAACGTGTAAAAACATACTGATAACTGGAGTGGCTGTTGCCGATAGACGACTGCTACTCGACTCGACTTTACCATCTCCCGATCATGACTTGCCATTCCCATTCTCCGTCGTGCAGGAGTCGCCACTTGGAGCGGCAC GAAATGAAGGACCAAAGGATGAACATAGCGCTAACTCGAACTCGTCACGGAGAGTTGCTTTTGGAG GTCTAGCAGACTCATCCTTGGTTTTGTGGAGGTTACCAGGTAGATTCGGTTGGGGAGACAGAATGAAGGACGAAGAGAAAGATTTGTTTGCTGCTATTGAGGCAG GCGATACCGAAAAGGTTTTGGAACTCTTAAAATCTGGCATTGACATCAACTGCCACGATGCAACAGGCATGTCTCCATTGGCAACCGCCGCTTACAG GGGCAATTTTGAGATTGCTAAATTATGCATAGAAAAAGGAGGTGATGTGAACGACAAACAACATACCCAAAGTTATACGCCTTTGATGTTTGCTGCTCTTGCAGGTTAG
- a CDS encoding hypothetical protein (NECATOR_CHRIII.G10385.T2), translating into MYCGDADEKKVDVCAKPDRLIKHRDEQAGFRPGQSTIGRVFIVWRAIEIWQRYSKPMQLAFLDFEAVFDSPHRGHLLNALRADGVPERPFLFNFAIDDIMRRAVDQCPADIVLAPSGCPFTDLEYADNAVIFAESSTKLQRVVNLVSKLAAAHGPRPRPDKCKKPAGRKREFWTEVAKEDLRILGVDMNMEQRQDGLILCKLSQKIEKVGQSYVQGRHSSVKMRVIASSDEICLAD; encoded by the exons ATGTattgcggcgatgctgatgagaagaaagtagatgTTTGCGCGAAACCT gaccgactcattaaacatcgcgacgagcaagctggctttcgtcctggccaaTCTACGATTGGCCGGGTGTTCATCGTCTGGAGAGcaatcgaaatctggcagcggtattcgaagccaatgcaactagcgtttctggactttgaagccgtgttcgactctcctcaccgaggccatcttctcaatgcgcttcgcgccgatggagtaccagaaa gacccttcctgttcaatttcgccatcgacgacattatgcgaagagcagtcgaccagtgtcctgccgacattgtcttagcaccgtcagggtgcccctttactgatctcgagtacgccgacaaTGCTGTTATAtttgcggaaagcagtacgaaacttcaacgtgttgtcaaccttgtatcgaagcttgCTGCAGCCCATGGACCACGTccacgccctgataaatgcaa GAAGCCAGCTGGCCGAAAGCGagagttctggactgaggttgCGAAGGAGGACTTGAGGATACTCGGCGTGGATATGAATATGGAACAGCGACAggatggattgattctgtgcaagctctcgcagaagatcgagaaggttgggcagagctatgttcaaggacggcataGCTCGgtgaagatgcgggtaatcgcatCAAGCGATGAAATTTGCctcgccgattaa
- a CDS encoding hypothetical protein (NECATOR_CHRIII.G10388.T1): MTALRNPKGSTIASRRGMEKTIYDFYSDSFDNHVHLPPGVLPSEIRHAITSVRNRTAPGPDRIRPEQLKNLPPVLINTLARLFTCYLSECTVPKQWKTSKTVLWYKKGDSLDIGNYRPICLLSVIYKLFTRVILNRIEKVLDEGQPCEQAGFRKGFSTIDHIHTVSKLIEVSREYKMPLCLTFIDLKKAFDSVETEAVVEALDNQGVPTQYIKVLRELYSNFTTGISPFYKNIIIDVKRGVRQGDTISPKIFTATLENAMRKLEWDDMRMKVDGQQLHHLRFADDIVLITPSISQAERTLTEFDETCGCIGLQLNVDKTMFMRNGWVSDAPFTLNGTDISECTSYVYLGRELNMMNDLTSELGRRRRAAWGAYKSIEDVVKKTRNTRLRAHLFNTTVLPALTYASETWAFRKQEENAVSVIERTIERVMLGVSSFTQVRDGIRSSLLRQRSD, encoded by the coding sequence atgactgctctccggaacccgaagggatcaaccattgcatcgagaagggggatggagaaaaccatctacgacttctactctgattcCTTCGAcaaccatgtccacttgcctccaggggttctcccgtccgaaatacgacatgctatcacatcggtaagaaatcgtacggcacccggtcccgacagaataagaccagaacaactgaagaaccttccgccagtactcatcaacaccctagcgaggctctttacatgttacctgtcggaatgcacggttcctaaacagtggaagaccagcaagaccgtgttgtggtataaaaagggagattcACTTGACattggcaactatcgcccaatctgtttactgtccgtcatctacaagctctttacacgagtgatccttaataggattgaaaaagttttggatgaaggacagccatgcgagcaagcagggtttcgaaaaggattcagcacgattgaccacattcacactgtttcgaaactcatcgaggtatcacgagagtacaagatgccgctctgtctcaccttcatcgacttaaagaaggccttcgactcagttgagacggaagcggtcgtggaagccttggacaaccaaggcgtccctactcagtacataaaggtacttcgagagttgtacagtaacttcacgaccggaatttcgccattctacaagaatatcatcattgacgtgaagagaggagTCCGAcaaggtgatacaatctcacccaaaatattcacagccaccctcgagaacgcaatgcgaaagttggaatgggacgacatgagAATGAAGGTCGACGGTcagcagctacaccatttgcgctttgctgatgacatcgtactgataacacctagcatcagccaagcggaacgaacgctgaccgaattcgacgaaacatgtggatgcatcggtcttcagctgaatgtagacaagacgatgttcatgcggaacggatgggtctcggatgccccatttacgctcaacggaacggacatatccgaatgcaccagctacgtttatctgggtcgggaattgaacatgatgaacgacctgacctccgagctgggcaggaggagacgagcggcttggggagcgtataagagcatcgaggatgtagtgaagaagaccaggaacacccggctccgtgctcacctcttcaacaccaccgtacttcctgctttgacctatgcttcggaaacctgggcatttcgcaagcaggaagaaaacgcggttagcgtcattgaacgcacaattgagagagtgatgctaggagtatccagtttcacgcaagtgagggacgggattcgaagttctctcctacgtcagcgatcggattag
- a CDS encoding hypothetical protein (NECATOR_CHRIII.G10385.T1), translating to MRRAVDQCPADIVLAPSGCPFTDLEYADNAVIFAESSTKLQRVVNLVSKLAAAHGPRPRPDKCKKPAGRKREFWTEVAKEDLRILGVDMNMEQRQDGLILCKLSQKIEKVGQSYVQGRHSSVKMRVIASSDEICLAD from the exons atgcgaagagcagtcgaccagtgtcctgccgacattgtcttagcaccgtcagggtgcccctttactgatctcgagtacgccgacaaTGCTGTTATAtttgcggaaagcagtacgaaacttcaacgtgttgtcaaccttgtatcgaagcttgCTGCAGCCCATGGACCACGTccacgccctgataaatgcaa GAAGCCAGCTGGCCGAAAGCGagagttctggactgaggttgCGAAGGAGGACTTGAGGATACTCGGCGTGGATATGAATATGGAACAGCGACAggatggattgattctgtgcaagctctcgcagaagatcgagaaggttgggcagagctatgttcaaggacggcataGCTCGgtgaagatgcgggtaatcgcatCAAGCGATGAAATTTGCctcgccgattaa
- a CDS encoding hypothetical protein (NECATOR_CHRIII.G10392.T1), giving the protein MFLERINHVTGEREWEVADENHDLAQEIATNSVTAVDRLSDRLMAIKVDTGEVELRVVSAYAPQMGCSEEEKACFWEDLEQYVQSLESEEVLLIGGDFNGHVGSRKDGFESCHGGYGYGARNDDGLRILEYAVASDLIIANTQYRKRKSHLITYTSGGRETQIDFWMLRRRDRRLLQDSKVIPTDHVAAQHHLLVMDLKISRPRKRHPRTETQRIKWWNLKDRKEVFFASMAPSTLPHPTHSVEEMWLSTSSVIRLTAENTLGKTTLGKPKVQKATWFWNEEVQAAICEKKSKYKLWWRTRQPEDRGAYLAAKREAKKAVSKAKSDRYKAVYDMLDTREGERAVYRLVRARHRSTLDMEHIKIVKGADGAVLRRSGQILERWQEYYSHLCNEEFCHPPIPTVPSVEGPVLPITAVEVSAALAKMKSNKATGPDDMPVDFWKLLGDRGSMWLATLFNKIVAEGRTPDVWQTSVTVPVWKGKGDIADCTSYRPIRLLCHTMKVFERVLEARLRKIVSVSLNQCGFVKDCSTIDAIHAVRILLEKHREKNRSVHLAFLDLKKAFDRVPHELLWMSMGSHRVPEEYVRWTKLLYAKPTSVVRCAVGTSRPFPVRVGIHQGSSLSPLLFILCMDTITKEIQKQHPWTLLFADDVMLASESRDDLQKQVQSWKDQLQQYGLRLNTSKTEYMESRFADMILDHHRNDMFLAGLRTVIQEKKVQDVPAHVLDIGTGTGLLSLMAAREGADSVTAVEVFLPVADCARSIIQSSQWKDKITVISSRSTDLSSLTSKPNIIVAEVFDTELIGEGALRTFKEALENLVQPSCRVVPSRARVWVVPVESEFLTKYNRIPRICEGDQPLGDCPGTAAVYDVQLSQVHSHQFTRLSEPILAFSFDFESSDSIIYDETFDKIVTCKESGRIDAIMMWWDLDMDGKGEFWIDMAPKWATNDYHWRDHWMQAVYYLPHRVHVDRGTEITLKCSHDEFSMWFSVGEECFERVYCNCQLHTIASRQTIFSMNELLDNDLFRDAIKSVCEGRKTIVLGEGSLLFLLVAPVATSVTVVDSNPHFREILRRYVSYYKFHNVNVVESTTDVSADNDVVVGEPFYLSAMTPWQNLRFWYDLKSLREHLKKDIEVHPQTATLYGICERFDNLQNIAAPVGQVHGFDLSSFDDLSQKARQAVEAVVDIHSLWEYSGVTTSEKFEVLRFDLQEEPHDLNANFEILSTSGTNGVPLWMEWHIGNYTVTTGLKHEPRIGETPEWKEGVRQGVYLLSPSLLQKSNIRIDAHFDRRVGEVLFQFY; this is encoded by the exons atgttcTTGGAGAGAATTAACCACGTTACGGGTGAACGAGAGTGGGAGGTTGCTGATGAGAATCATGACTTAGCGCAGGAGATTGCAAC aaatagcgtcacagcggtggatcgactatcggatcgcttgatggctataaaagtagatacaggagaagtggaattgcgagtcgtctctgcttatgcgccacagatgggctgtagtgaagaagagaaggcgtgcttttgggaagatctggagcagtacgtccaatccctggaaagcgaagaagtacttttaatcggaggagacttcaacggacatgtcggttcccggaaagacggattcgagagttgtcatggtggatacggctatggagctcgtaacgacgacgggttgcgaatcctggagtatgctgttgcaagtgacttgatcattgctaacacgcagtatcggaaaagaaaatcgcatttgatcacgtacaccagcggcggtcgtgaaacacaaatagatttctggatgttacgccgacgagatcgccgacttctgcaggattcaaaagtcatccctacagaccatgtcgctgcccaacaccatctgctcgttatggacttgaaaatctcccgtccaaggaagagacatccaaggactgaaacacagcgcatcaaatggtggaatctgaaggatcgaaaggaggtatttttcgcgtccatggctccatctacacttccccaccctactcatagtgtggaggaaatgtggttgtctacttccagcgttatacgcttgaccgcggaaaacactctgggaaagacgactctaggtaagccaaaggtacaaaaggctacgtggttttggaacgaggaagttcaggcggcaatttgtgagaagaagtccaagtataagctctggtggaggacgcgtcagcctgaagatcggggtgcttacctagcggcgaagagggaggctaagaaggcagtctccaaggcgaagtcggaccgctacaaggctgtgtacgacatgcttgataccagagaaggcgagcgggcagtgtatcgtttagtcagagcacgtcatcgctcaacgttggatatggagcacatcaagatcgttaagggagctgatggagccgttctgcgccgctctggtcagatcctggagaggtggcaaGAGTACTACagtcacttgtgtaacgaagagttctgtcatcctcccatcccaaccgttcccagcgtcgagggtcctgttctaccaattactgccgtcgaagtcagtgctgccctcgcaaaaatgaagtcgaacaaggcaactgGTCCTGATGACATGCCTGTTgatttctggaagctgctaggagatcgagggtccatgtggctcgcaactctatttaacaagatcgttgcagaaggacggactccagacgtttggcaaacttccgtgaccgtgcctgtctggaaagggaaaggagacattgctgactgcacctcgtacaggcctatacgactgctctgccatacgatgaaggtttttgagcgtgtcctggaagctcgtctgaggaaaattgttagcgtttcactcaaccagtgcggttttgtgaaggactgcagcactatagatgctatccatgctgtccgaatccttctggagaaacatcgagagaagaaccgcagtgtgcatcttgcttttctcgatctcaagaaagctttcgaccgtgtcccacatgagctgttatggatgtccatggggtcgcatagagtaccagaagaatatgtgcggtggacgaagctgctttatgcgaagcctaccagcgttgtacgatgtgctgttggaacaagcaggccattccctgtacgagtagggattcatcagggttcatccctctcacctctgctgttcatactgtgcatggacacgataacgaaggaaatccagaagcagcatccgtggactctactctttgccgacgatgtcatgctcgcgtcggagtctcgagatgatcttcagaaacaagtgcagtcttggaaggatcagctgcagcaatatggattgcgcctcaacacatcaaaaactgagtacatgga GAGTAGATTCGCTGATATGATTCTTGATCACCATCGCAACGACATGTTTCTGGCTGGTCTCCGTACTGTAATCCAGGAGAAGAAAGTGCAGGATGTCCCCGCTCACGTTCTAGATATAG GCACAGGAACGGGTCTACTTTCACTGATGGCAGCTCGAGAAGGGGCAGACAGTGTGACAGCTGTTGAGGTGTTTTTACCAGTGGCTGACTGTGCTCGTTCTATAATTCAGTCGAGTCAGTGGAAAGATAAAATTACT GTGATATCCTCGAGATCTACAGATCTGTCATCATTAACATCTAAACCTAATATTATTGTAGCAGAG GTCTTCGATACAGAGTTGATTGGTGAAGGAGCGTTGCGGACATTTAAGGAAGCGTTAGAAAATCTCGTGCAG CCTAGTTGTCGTGTAGTTCCGTCTCGCGCTCGGGTTTGGGTAGTTCCTGTTGAGAGCGAATTTCTCACGAAGTACAACCGCATACCCCGAATTTGCGAAG GAGATCAGCCATTGGGAGATTGTCCAGGGACTGCAGCTGTTTACGACGTACAGTTATCGCAGGTCCATTCTCATCAATTCACCCGTTTATCAGAGCCGATCTTAGCTTTCTC atttgattttgaatCTTCCGACTCAATTATCTACGACGAGACCTTTGACAAGATAGTAACTTGTAAAGAGTCAGGTCGGATCGACGCTATTATGATGTG GTGGGATTTGGACATGGATGGCAAAGGCGAGTTTTGGATAGATATGGCTCCAAAATGGGCCACTAATGATTATCAT TGGCGCGATCACTGGATGCAAGCTGTCTACTATCTTCCGCATCGTGTTCACGTTGATAGGGGAACAGAGATTACGTTGAAGTGCAGCCATGATGAATTCAGCATGTGGTTCTCCGTCGGCGAGGA ATGTTTCGAGAGAGTCTACTGCAATTGTCAACTGCACACAATAGCGTCGAGACAGACGATATTTTCAATGAACGAGCTACTTGACAATGATCTCTTCCGCGATGCGATCAAATCT GTTTGTGAAGGACGCAAGACGATAGTGCTTGGAGAGGGTTCGCTATTGTTTCTACTTGTAGCGCCTGTGGCCACTTCAGTTACTGTCGTGGATTCAAATCCTCATTTCCGAGAAATCTTAAGAAG ATATGTTTCTTACTACAAATTCCACAACGTGAATGTCGTCGAGAGCACAACTGACGTGTCCGCTGAT AACGATGTTGTCGTTGGAGAGCCATTTTACCTGTCTGCTATGACTCCATGGCAGAACCTTCGGTTTTGGTATGATTTGAAATCCTTACGTGAGCACTTAAAGAAGGACATCGAAGTTCATCCACAG ACGGCTACTTTGTATGGTATATGCGAGCGATTTGATAATCTGCAAAATATTGCTGCTCCTGTTGGGCAGGTACACGGATTTGATTTGTCATCGTTTGACGATCTGTCTCAG AAGGCACGACAAGCAGTAGAAGCCGTTGTGGATATACATTCTCTGTGGGAATACAGTGGTGTGACGACTAGTGAGAAATTTGAAGTGTTACGATTTGACCTGCAAGAAGAACCGCACGATCTCAATGCCAACTTTGAAATACTGTCAAC ATCTGGAACGAATGGAGTTCCATTATGGATGGAGTGGCATATAGGAAATTATACGGTTACTACTGGACTAAAACACGAACCACGTATAG GTGAAACACCTGAGTGGAAGGAAGGTGTGCGACAAGGTGTGTACCTTTTGTCTCCATCTCTGCTTCAAAAGTCTAACATTCGAATTGATGCCCACTTTGATCGACGAGTGGGAGAAGTTCTCTTCCAGTTTTATTAA
- a CDS encoding hypothetical protein (NECATOR_CHRIII.G10386.T2) produces MVVLRECLKCTAFRWSGNYFAQIRGLAMGQRLAPTLATAFMAKIEAPIWETRPLLYCRYIDDCFLVCSSQAEMNNYFKILNEQSEYIKFTLEKPKGEWLPFLNV; encoded by the coding sequence ATGGTTGTTCTCAGGGAATGTCTCAAATGCACTGCCTTTAGATGGTCGGGCAACTATTTTGCGCAAATCAGGGGTCTTGCTATGGGACAACGGTTGGCGCCAACGCTCGCCACTGCTTTCATGGCTAAAATTGAGGCACCGATTTGGGAAACACGACCTTTGCTTTATTGCCGATATATCGACGACTGTTTCCTTGTCTGTTCGTCTCAAGCAGAGATGAACAActatttcaagattttaaatgaGCAGTCGGAGTATATAAAGTTCACTCTGGAGAAGCCCAAAGGAGAATGGTTACCCTTTCTCAACGTCTaa
- a CDS encoding hypothetical protein (NECATOR_CHRIII.G10387.T1) encodes MHTVLVHPTKFGARSVVSLLTAPAPLPTVFTSLRAHPHFNSLAKSPTCKNILITGVAVADRRLLLDSTLPSPDHDLPFPFSVVQESPLGAARLADSSLVLWRLPGRFGWGDRMKDEEKDLFAAIEAGDTEKVLELLKSGIDINCHDATGMSPLATAAYRGNFEIAKLCIEKGGDVNDKQHTQSYTPLMFAALAVPCCLFQKTKEA; translated from the exons ATGCACACCGTCCTAGTACATCCAACTAAGTTCGGTGCCCGCAGCGTTGTGAGCCTCCTTACGGCTCCCGCACCCTTGCCGACTGTGTTCACTTCACTCAGGGCTCATCCGCACTTCAACAGCTTGGCGAAGTCGCCAACGTGTAAAAACATACTGATAACTGGAGTGGCTGTTGCCGATAGACGACTGCTACTCGACTCGACTTTACCATCTCCCGATCATGACTTGCCATTCCCATTCTCCGTCGTGCAGGAGTCGCCACTTGGAGCGGCAC GTCTAGCAGACTCATCCTTGGTTTTGTGGAGGTTACCAGGTAGATTCGGTTGGGGAGACAGAATGAAGGACGAAGAGAAAGATTTGTTTGCTGCTATTGAGGCAG GCGATACCGAAAAGGTTTTGGAACTCTTAAAATCTGGCATTGACATCAACTGCCACGATGCAACAGGCATGTCTCCATTGGCAACCGCCGCTTACAG GGGCAATTTTGAGATTGCTAAATTATGCATAGAAAAAGGAGGTGATGTGAACGACAAACAACATACCCAAAGTTATACGCCTTTGATGTTTGCTGCTCTTGCAG taccATGCTGTCTATTTCAAAAGACAAAGGAAGCGTAG